A window from Pseudomonas alloputida encodes these proteins:
- a CDS encoding GGDEF domain-containing protein, whose translation MLAARFHVETCSVHMAKNIPTIFPGTPPPEAAQTLLALLHAQGEVARLSERDQLFSSLLDSVNAVLWAFDWETRQVLYVSPAYERIFGRPVSLVLADYNEWRDSIYPDDLEFAERSLAQVLLKGAVEDREYRILNADGQLRWLSDKCYINQQHDSDRVIIVGIAEDITEKKQLEGELQRLATTDVLTQSSNRRHFFECAQQAFDSAREDGTPLAFLLLDIDDFKRINDSYGHQEGDQVLQHIADSGKAVLRRGDLFGRIGGEEFAAVFPGCTAQIAEQIAERLQRQIQHLSFSHGQQTYGVTVSQGLTGLTDEDVALDSLYARADAAMYQAKRQGKNQIVRG comes from the coding sequence ATGCTGGCCGCACGCTTTCACGTTGAGACCTGCTCCGTGCACATGGCCAAGAACATTCCAACGATTTTCCCCGGCACCCCTCCTCCCGAAGCCGCCCAGACTTTACTGGCGTTACTCCACGCCCAAGGAGAGGTTGCCCGCCTGAGTGAGCGTGATCAGCTGTTCAGCTCGTTGCTCGACAGCGTCAACGCAGTGCTCTGGGCCTTCGACTGGGAAACCCGTCAGGTGCTGTACGTGAGCCCAGCCTACGAGCGCATCTTCGGCCGCCCGGTCAGCCTGGTGCTGGCTGACTACAACGAATGGCGTGACAGCATCTACCCCGACGACCTCGAGTTCGCCGAACGTAGCCTGGCCCAGGTACTGCTCAAGGGCGCGGTGGAAGACCGCGAGTACCGCATCCTCAATGCCGACGGGCAACTGCGCTGGCTGAGCGACAAGTGCTACATCAACCAGCAGCACGATAGCGACCGGGTAATCATTGTCGGTATCGCCGAAGACATCACCGAGAAGAAGCAGCTTGAAGGCGAACTGCAGCGCCTGGCCACCACCGACGTGCTGACCCAGAGCAGTAACCGCAGGCACTTTTTCGAATGTGCTCAGCAAGCCTTCGACAGTGCACGCGAGGACGGTACACCGCTGGCTTTCCTGCTGCTGGATATCGACGACTTCAAACGCATCAATGACAGCTATGGCCACCAGGAAGGCGACCAGGTGCTGCAACACATCGCCGACAGCGGCAAGGCCGTGCTACGCCGGGGCGACCTGTTCGGACGCATTGGCGGCGAAGAATTTGCGGCGGTGTTTCCCGGCTGTACCGCCCAAATCGCGGAGCAGATTGCCGAGCGCTTGCAACGGCAGATACAGCACTTGAGCTTCAGCCATGGCCAGCAGACGTACGGGGTGACGGTGAGCCAGGGGTTGACCGGGCTGACCGATGAGGATGTGGCGCTGGACAGCCTGTATGCGCGGGCCGATGCGGCAATGTACCAGGCCAAGCGGCAGGGCAAGAACCAGATAGTCCGCGGCTGA
- the dibA gene encoding phosphodiesterase DibA, whose translation MSVSVRDALRMAALYVVLSILWLALAEVMLHSMTDDPLALTVGRQINVVVWVLLSALLIYVSRVRLLNFIGHGARLRCEDRERLRMAAAVFDSTLEGVLVTDRQGLIVHVNRAFMRITGYQQDEVIGQRPSKFKSGHHGLAFYQEVFATLAEKGEWSGEIWNRRKSGEIYPQWQTICAIRDDEGELSHYVAVFSDISAIKHSEQELAYLAHHDPLTGLPNRLLFTDRLEQALAAAQANKRGCALLLLDLDHFQSINDGLGHTIGDQLLKLVGERLGEVLGNGVTLARLGGDEFGVLVENCQQVGQAGKLAQCIIERMREPFQFDGNRLFISASVGISLYPSDALGAEQLLRNADSALYKAKSNGRACYALYTEELTAHAQHRVETAAELRRALEQDELRVYFQPVHDLASGRQVGVETLVRWQHPRRGLVPPGEFIPIAERTGLIAEIDTWVLRQACRQMVQWQAQGRQLAFVGVNISSRLFGQHELYRQVAEVLHDTGLAPALLELEVTESAVMEDPEVALEQLHRLRELGVTLAIDDFGTGYSSLLRLKRLPVQKLKIDQGFVAGLPVDEDDIAIVRVIIALARSMGMQVHAEGIEQAEQASFLLQEECQLGQGYWFGRPVPAEDLRWD comes from the coding sequence ATGTCTGTTTCCGTTCGCGACGCCTTGCGCATGGCTGCGCTGTATGTGGTGCTCTCGATCCTCTGGCTTGCGCTGGCGGAGGTGATGCTGCACAGCATGACTGACGATCCCTTGGCACTGACCGTGGGGCGGCAGATCAACGTGGTGGTCTGGGTGCTGCTCAGTGCCTTGCTGATCTATGTGTCGCGCGTGCGCCTGCTCAATTTCATCGGCCATGGCGCGCGTTTGCGTTGTGAAGACCGTGAACGGCTGCGCATGGCTGCCGCAGTGTTCGACAGTACCCTCGAAGGTGTGCTGGTGACCGACCGCCAAGGCCTGATCGTGCACGTCAATCGTGCCTTCATGCGCATCACCGGCTACCAGCAGGATGAGGTTATCGGCCAGCGCCCGAGCAAGTTCAAGTCGGGCCACCATGGCCTGGCCTTCTACCAGGAGGTTTTCGCCACCCTGGCCGAGAAGGGCGAGTGGAGTGGTGAAATCTGGAACCGGCGCAAAAGCGGGGAAATCTACCCGCAGTGGCAGACCATTTGCGCCATTCGTGATGACGAGGGTGAGCTCAGCCATTACGTGGCGGTGTTCAGTGACATCAGCGCCATCAAGCATTCGGAGCAGGAGCTTGCCTACCTGGCCCACCACGACCCGCTGACTGGCCTGCCCAACCGCCTGCTGTTTACCGACCGGCTGGAGCAGGCATTGGCGGCGGCGCAGGCCAACAAGCGCGGTTGCGCCTTGTTGCTGCTGGACCTGGATCACTTCCAGAGCATAAACGACGGCCTGGGCCATACCATTGGCGACCAGTTGCTGAAGCTGGTGGGCGAGCGTCTGGGGGAGGTGTTGGGTAACGGTGTGACCCTGGCGCGCCTGGGCGGCGACGAATTCGGCGTGCTGGTCGAGAACTGCCAGCAGGTCGGCCAGGCGGGCAAGCTGGCGCAGTGCATCATCGAGCGTATGCGTGAGCCGTTTCAGTTCGACGGCAATCGTCTGTTCATCAGCGCCAGCGTCGGAATCAGCCTTTACCCCAGCGATGCCTTGGGTGCCGAGCAGTTGCTGCGCAATGCCGACTCGGCGTTGTACAAGGCCAAAAGCAACGGGCGGGCCTGCTATGCGCTGTACACCGAAGAGCTGACCGCCCACGCCCAGCATCGGGTCGAGACCGCCGCTGAATTGCGTCGGGCCCTGGAGCAGGATGAACTGCGGGTGTACTTCCAGCCGGTACACGACCTGGCGTCAGGCCGACAGGTCGGGGTCGAGACGCTGGTGCGCTGGCAGCACCCCAGGCGCGGTCTGGTACCGCCGGGTGAGTTCATCCCGATTGCCGAACGCACCGGCCTGATTGCCGAGATCGATACCTGGGTGCTGCGCCAGGCCTGCCGGCAAATGGTGCAGTGGCAGGCTCAAGGCCGGCAGCTGGCATTCGTGGGGGTGAACATCTCCAGTCGCCTGTTTGGCCAGCATGAGCTGTATCGGCAGGTAGCCGAAGTGCTGCACGACACCGGCCTCGCCCCGGCCTTGCTGGAGCTGGAAGTGACCGAAAGCGCGGTGATGGAAGACCCTGAGGTGGCGCTGGAGCAACTGCACCGCTTGCGCGAACTGGGGGTGACCCTGGCCATCGACGACTTTGGCACCGGGTATTCGTCACTGCTGCGGCTCAAGCGTTTGCCGGTGCAGAAGCTGAAAATCGACCAAGGGTTTGTGGCTGGGTTGCCAGTGGATGAAGACGACATCGCCATTGTGCGGGTGATCATCGCCTTGGCCCGTAGCATGGGGATGCAGGTGCATGCCGAGGGCATCGAGCAGGCGGAACAGGCCAGCTTCCTGCTGCAGGAGGAGTGCCAGTTGGGGCAGGGGTACTGGTTCGGGCGGCCAGTGCCGGCTGAGGATCTTCGCTGGGATTGA
- a CDS encoding methionine ABC transporter permease, with amino-acid sequence MWIDRLLEGLLDTLLMVGVSSLIALLVGVPMAVLLVTSDKGGIFEARLLNRVLGAFVNLFRSIPFLILMVALIPFTRLVVGTTYGVWAAVVPLTIAATPFFARIAEVSLREVDHGLVEAAQAMGCRRWHIVWHVLLPEALPGIVGGFTITLVTLINSSAMAGAIGAGGLGDIAYRYGYQRFDSQIMLTVIAMLVALVALIQLGGDRLAKGLNKR; translated from the coding sequence ATGTGGATTGATCGCCTGCTGGAAGGCTTGCTTGATACGCTGCTGATGGTTGGGGTTTCGTCACTGATCGCCCTGCTGGTGGGTGTACCCATGGCGGTGCTGCTGGTGACCAGCGACAAGGGCGGGATCTTCGAGGCGCGGCTGCTGAACCGGGTGCTGGGCGCCTTCGTCAACCTGTTCCGCTCGATTCCCTTTCTGATCCTGATGGTGGCGCTGATTCCATTCACCCGCCTGGTGGTGGGTACCACTTATGGTGTGTGGGCGGCAGTGGTGCCACTGACCATTGCCGCCACACCGTTCTTTGCGCGGATTGCCGAGGTCAGCCTGCGTGAGGTCGACCATGGTCTGGTGGAAGCCGCACAGGCCATGGGCTGCCGGCGCTGGCACATCGTCTGGCATGTACTGTTGCCCGAGGCGCTGCCGGGGATCGTCGGGGGCTTCACCATTACCTTGGTGACCTTGATCAACTCGTCGGCGATGGCCGGGGCGATTGGTGCCGGCGGGCTGGGGGATATCGCCTATCGGTATGGCTACCAGCGTTTCGACAGCCAGATCATGCTGACCGTGATCGCCATGCTGGTAGCGTTAGTGGCGTTGATCCAGCTGGGCGGGGACCGCCTGGCGAAGGGTTTGAACAAGCGTTGA
- a CDS encoding LLM class flavin-dependent oxidoreductase yields the protein MAKQILLNAFNMNCIGHINHGLWTHPRDTSTQYKTLDYWTNLARLLERGLFDGLFIADIVGTYDIYGQSLDVTLKEAIQLPVNDPLLLVSAMAAVTRHLGFGLTANLTYEAPYLFARRLSTLDHLSNGRVGWNIVTGYLDSAARAMGLAQQPEHDRRYDQADEYLQVLYKLLEGSWADDAVVADREHRVYATPDKVRKVQHQGEFYKVEGYHLCEPSPQRTPVLFQAGSSPRGLAFAGNHAECVFISGQDKAATRAQVDKVRAAAQAAGRDPQAVKVFMGITVIVAATEQLAQAKHAEYLRHASAEAGVAHFAASTGIDFAAYELDQPIAFNQGNAIQSATRQLQDNAWTRRRLLQQHALGGRYVTLVGAPEQVAEQLIAWIDETGLDGFNLTRTVTPESFEDFIELVIPQLQQRGRYKTAYTEGTLREKLFQADHPHLPADHPGSAYRFTPTPTGALHHA from the coding sequence ATGGCCAAGCAGATTCTGCTCAATGCCTTCAACATGAACTGCATCGGGCACATCAACCACGGTCTGTGGACCCACCCACGGGACACTTCAACCCAGTACAAGACCCTGGACTACTGGACCAACCTGGCACGCCTGCTGGAGCGCGGTCTGTTCGACGGGCTTTTCATTGCCGACATCGTCGGTACCTACGACATCTACGGCCAGTCACTGGACGTCACCCTCAAGGAGGCGATCCAGCTGCCAGTCAACGACCCGCTGCTGCTGGTGTCCGCCATGGCTGCGGTCACCCGTCACCTGGGTTTCGGCCTTACCGCCAACCTCACCTACGAGGCGCCGTACCTGTTCGCCCGGCGCCTTTCCACACTCGACCACCTGAGCAATGGCCGGGTGGGCTGGAACATTGTCACCGGCTACCTCGACAGCGCTGCCCGGGCCATGGGCCTGGCGCAGCAACCGGAGCATGATCGCCGCTACGACCAGGCCGATGAATACCTGCAGGTGTTGTACAAGCTGCTGGAAGGCAGCTGGGCCGATGACGCAGTGGTCGCCGACCGCGAGCATCGCGTCTATGCCACGCCCGACAAGGTGCGCAAGGTTCAGCACCAGGGCGAGTTCTACAAGGTCGAAGGCTACCACCTGTGCGAGCCCTCACCGCAGCGCACCCCGGTGCTGTTCCAGGCCGGCAGCTCGCCGCGTGGCTTGGCCTTCGCCGGCAACCATGCCGAATGCGTGTTCATCAGTGGCCAGGACAAGGCAGCCACCCGCGCCCAGGTCGACAAGGTTCGCGCGGCCGCCCAGGCCGCCGGCCGCGACCCGCAGGCGGTCAAGGTGTTCATGGGCATCACGGTGATCGTTGCGGCCACCGAGCAACTGGCCCAGGCCAAACATGCCGAGTACCTGCGCCACGCCAGCGCCGAAGCGGGGGTCGCGCACTTCGCCGCGTCCACTGGCATCGACTTCGCCGCCTATGAACTGGACCAACCCATTGCCTTCAACCAGGGCAACGCCATCCAGTCAGCCACGCGCCAGTTGCAAGACAACGCCTGGACCCGCCGGCGCCTGTTGCAACAGCACGCCTTGGGCGGCCGCTACGTAACCCTGGTCGGCGCGCCTGAACAGGTGGCCGAGCAGTTGATCGCGTGGATCGATGAAACCGGCCTGGACGGTTTCAACCTGACCCGCACCGTCACCCCGGAGAGCTTCGAGGACTTCATCGAGCTGGTCATCCCGCAACTTCAGCAGCGTGGCCGCTACAAGACTGCCTACACCGAAGGCACCCTGCGCGAAAAACTGTTCCAGGCCGACCACCCGCACTTACCCGCCGACCATCCTGGCTCGGCTTACCGCTTTACCCCTACCCCGACTGGAGCCCTGCACCATGCTTGA
- a CDS encoding MetQ/NlpA family ABC transporter substrate-binding protein, translating to MLEKLFRPVAAIAIILGLCAGALAAEPLKIGTTSAFAIPLEAAVEEAHKQGLEVKLIEFSDWIAPNVSLNSGDIDVNYFQHIPFLENAKAAAGFNLVPYAPGIINNVGLYSKKYKSFAELPEGASVAIANDPINSGRGLLLLAKAGLITLKPGVGYKATEADILANPKKLKILQVEAVQLVRAYDDADLVQGYPAYIRLANTFDATSALLFDGLENKEYVIQFVIRPQSKDDPRLAKFVDIYQHSPVVRAALNKAHGKLYQAGWEG from the coding sequence ATGCTTGAGAAACTGTTCCGGCCCGTCGCGGCCATTGCCATCATCCTCGGCCTGTGCGCCGGTGCCCTTGCTGCCGAGCCGTTGAAGATCGGTACCACCTCGGCCTTTGCCATTCCACTGGAAGCCGCGGTGGAAGAAGCCCACAAGCAAGGCCTGGAAGTGAAGCTGATCGAGTTCAGCGACTGGATTGCGCCCAATGTCAGCCTCAACAGCGGCGACATCGACGTGAACTACTTCCAGCACATCCCGTTCCTGGAAAACGCCAAGGCTGCTGCAGGCTTCAACCTTGTGCCTTACGCCCCGGGCATCATCAACAACGTTGGCCTGTACTCGAAAAAGTACAAAAGCTTTGCCGAGCTGCCTGAAGGCGCCAGCGTGGCCATCGCCAACGACCCGATCAACAGCGGCCGTGGCCTGCTGCTGCTGGCCAAGGCCGGGTTGATCACCCTCAAGCCCGGCGTGGGCTACAAGGCCACCGAGGCTGACATCCTCGCCAACCCTAAAAAGCTGAAGATCCTTCAGGTCGAGGCGGTGCAACTGGTACGCGCCTACGACGACGCCGACCTGGTGCAGGGTTACCCGGCCTACATCCGCCTGGCCAACACCTTCGATGCTACCTCGGCGTTGCTGTTCGACGGACTGGAAAACAAGGAGTACGTGATCCAGTTCGTCATTCGCCCGCAAAGCAAGGACGATCCACGCCTGGCCAAGTTCGTCGACATCTACCAGCATTCGCCAGTGGTGCGCGCTGCGTTGAACAAAGCTCACGGCAAGCTCTACCAAGCCGGCTGGGAAGGCTGA
- a CDS encoding SfnB family sulfur acquisition oxidoreductase, with protein sequence MPSQANTQFHSDLDSSPPLLPAKVLRNDAEALQAARELAEVAREQASRRDQQRKLPWAEIELFTRSGLGSITVPKAYGGPDVSFATVAEVFRLISAAAPALGQIPQNQFGMLQLLRLTASEAQQALIFRSVLDGWRIGNAGPERGTRDTLTLKARITRAGDSFRISGEKFYSTGALFAHWVAVKALDDEGRQRLAFVRRGSPGLRIVDDWSGFGQRTTASGTVLLDQVPVDAELVIDNWRQRDIPNIQGAASQLIQAAIDAGIAEAAIDDAITFVREKSRPWIEANVDRASDDPYVIADIGRLKLELHAAEALLRKAARVLDEVNAAPIDAASAARASIAVAEAKVLTTEIALQASEKLFELAGSRATLAEFNLDRHWRNARVHTLHDPVRWKYHAVGAYHLNGTLPARHSWI encoded by the coding sequence ATGCCCAGCCAAGCCAACACCCAATTCCATAGCGATCTCGACAGCTCGCCCCCGCTGCTGCCGGCCAAGGTACTGCGCAACGACGCCGAAGCCCTGCAAGCGGCCCGCGAGCTGGCCGAGGTCGCCCGTGAGCAAGCTTCCCGGCGCGACCAGCAACGCAAACTGCCCTGGGCCGAAATCGAACTGTTTACCCGCAGCGGTCTGGGCAGCATCACCGTACCCAAGGCCTACGGTGGCCCCGACGTGTCGTTCGCAACCGTCGCCGAAGTGTTCCGCCTGATCAGCGCCGCCGCCCCCGCCCTGGGGCAGATCCCGCAGAACCAGTTCGGCATGCTGCAACTGCTGCGCCTGACGGCCAGCGAGGCGCAACAAGCGCTGATCTTCCGCAGCGTGCTCGACGGCTGGCGCATCGGCAATGCCGGGCCTGAACGTGGCACCAGGGATACCCTCACCCTCAAGGCCCGAATCACGCGCGCCGGCGACAGCTTCCGCATAAGTGGCGAGAAGTTCTACTCCACCGGTGCCTTGTTCGCCCATTGGGTGGCGGTAAAAGCCCTAGACGATGAAGGCCGCCAGCGCCTGGCATTCGTGCGCCGGGGAAGCCCGGGGTTGCGCATTGTCGATGACTGGTCCGGGTTCGGCCAGCGCACCACCGCCAGCGGTACCGTGCTGCTGGACCAGGTGCCGGTTGACGCGGAACTGGTGATCGACAACTGGCGCCAGCGCGATATCCCCAACATTCAGGGCGCCGCTTCGCAGCTGATCCAGGCGGCGATCGACGCCGGCATCGCCGAAGCGGCTATCGATGATGCGATCACGTTCGTGCGCGAAAAGTCCCGGCCGTGGATAGAAGCCAACGTCGACCGTGCCAGTGACGACCCTTATGTAATTGCCGACATCGGCCGCCTGAAACTCGAGCTGCACGCCGCCGAAGCGCTGCTGCGCAAAGCTGCTCGGGTACTCGACGAGGTCAATGCTGCGCCTATCGACGCAGCCAGCGCGGCACGTGCCTCGATTGCGGTGGCCGAGGCCAAGGTGCTGACCACCGAGATTGCCCTGCAGGCCAGCGAAAAGCTGTTCGAGCTGGCCGGCAGCCGCGCCACCCTTGCCGAGTTCAACCTCGACCGCCACTGGCGAAATGCCCGGGTGCACACCCTGCACGACCCGGTGCGCTGGAAGTACCACGCGGTGGGCGCTTACCACCTTAACGGCACCCTGCCTGCGCGGCATTCCTGGATCTGA
- a CDS encoding SfnB family sulfur acquisition oxidoreductase, whose translation MTTNIITSDAQALAVAEDIAQQLRRDSALRDRERRLPLAELELFTRSGLWAISVPKAFGGAGVSNVTLAKVIARIAQADGSLGQIPQNHFYGLEVLRVNGSPEQQQRLYAEVLAGRRFGNALAELGTKTAHERTTRLSRDGDGFRINGRKFYSTGAIYAQRIPTSVVDEQGIQQLAFVPADSQGLQVIDDWSGFGQRTTGSGSVVFDNVYVSAADVVPFQSAFERPTPVGPLAQILHAAIDTGIARAAYEDALHFVRTRSRPWVDSGLDKATDDPLTLKSFGHLAVRLHAAEALLERAGEYLDRARDDSTADNVAAASIAVAEARAISTEISLTAGTTLFELGGSQATLAEHNLDRHWRNARVHTLHDPVRWKYHAIGNYYLNDANPPRRGTI comes from the coding sequence ATGACTACAAATATCATCACCAGCGATGCCCAAGCCCTGGCCGTCGCCGAAGACATCGCCCAGCAACTGCGCCGCGACAGCGCCTTGCGCGACCGCGAGCGCCGCCTGCCGCTCGCCGAACTCGAGCTGTTCACCCGCTCCGGCCTGTGGGCCATCAGCGTGCCCAAAGCCTTCGGCGGTGCCGGCGTGTCCAACGTCACCCTGGCCAAGGTCATCGCCCGTATCGCGCAGGCCGACGGTTCGCTCGGGCAGATTCCGCAGAATCATTTCTACGGTCTGGAAGTGCTGCGGGTAAACGGCAGCCCCGAACAGCAACAGCGCCTGTACGCCGAGGTGCTGGCCGGCCGCCGTTTCGGCAATGCCCTGGCCGAGCTGGGCACCAAGACCGCCCACGAGCGCACCACCCGCCTGAGCCGTGACGGCGACGGTTTCCGCATCAACGGGCGCAAGTTCTATTCCACAGGCGCCATCTATGCCCAGCGCATTCCAACCTCGGTCGTGGATGAACAAGGCATACAACAGTTGGCCTTCGTCCCGGCCGACAGCCAGGGGCTGCAGGTGATCGACGACTGGAGCGGCTTCGGCCAGCGCACCACCGGCAGCGGTTCGGTGGTGTTCGATAACGTGTACGTCAGCGCAGCCGACGTGGTGCCGTTCCAAAGCGCCTTCGAGCGCCCTACCCCGGTCGGCCCGCTGGCGCAGATCCTCCATGCCGCCATCGACACCGGTATTGCCCGCGCCGCCTATGAAGATGCCCTGCACTTCGTGCGCACCCGCAGCCGTCCGTGGGTCGACTCCGGCCTGGACAAGGCCACGGATGACCCACTGACGCTGAAAAGCTTCGGCCATCTGGCGGTCCGCTTGCACGCGGCCGAAGCCCTGCTGGAGCGCGCAGGCGAATACCTCGACCGCGCCCGCGACGACAGCACTGCCGACAACGTGGCCGCCGCCTCCATCGCCGTGGCCGAAGCACGCGCCATCAGCACCGAAATTTCCCTCACCGCCGGTACCACCCTGTTCGAACTGGGCGGCAGCCAGGCAACATTGGCCGAACACAACCTCGACCGCCACTGGCGCAACGCTCGCGTGCACACCCTGCATGATCCGGTGCGCTGGAAGTACCACGCCATCGGCAACTACTACCTCAACGATGCCAACCCGCCACGCCGGGGGACCATCTGA
- the desA gene encoding delta-9 fatty acid desaturase DesA: MWYNGLLDLSAWQLVGITLLMTHVTIVSVTVYLHRYSAHRALELNGALKHFFRFWLWLTTAQNTREWTAVHRKHHAKCETPDDPHSPVYKGLGTVLRKGAELYREEARNPETLRIYGKNCPDDWIERNLYSRYKLGGIALMAVIDLLLFGTIGITIWAVQMMWIPFWAAGVVNGLGHALGYRNFECRDAATNLVPWGIVIGGEELHNNHHTYPNSAKLSVKRWEFDMGWAWIRLFCLLRLAKVQRVAPIAHRVAGKASLDMDTAMAILNNRFQIMAQYRKLVIGPLVKQELARVDASVRHRFRRAKRLLSRETSLLEDRHHVRIESMLAHSQALKTIYEKRLALQQIWARTSANGHDMLAAMKDWVHEAETSGIQALRDFAAQLKTYSLRPTGA, translated from the coding sequence ATGTGGTATAACGGCCTGCTCGACCTGTCGGCCTGGCAACTGGTCGGCATCACTCTGTTGATGACCCACGTGACCATTGTCAGCGTCACGGTCTACCTGCATCGCTACTCCGCGCACCGGGCCCTGGAGCTCAATGGCGCGCTCAAGCACTTCTTCCGCTTCTGGCTGTGGCTGACCACGGCGCAGAACACCCGCGAGTGGACCGCCGTCCACCGCAAGCACCACGCCAAGTGCGAAACCCCCGACGACCCGCACAGCCCGGTGTACAAGGGCCTGGGCACAGTGCTGCGCAAGGGTGCCGAGCTGTACCGTGAAGAGGCGCGCAACCCCGAAACCCTGCGCATCTATGGCAAGAATTGCCCGGATGACTGGATCGAGCGCAACCTGTACTCGCGTTACAAACTGGGCGGTATCGCACTGATGGCGGTAATCGACCTGCTGCTGTTTGGCACCATAGGCATCACCATATGGGCGGTGCAGATGATGTGGATTCCGTTCTGGGCCGCCGGTGTGGTCAACGGCCTGGGCCATGCCCTGGGCTATCGCAACTTCGAATGCCGCGACGCCGCCACCAACCTAGTGCCCTGGGGCATCGTCATCGGCGGTGAAGAACTGCACAACAACCACCACACCTACCCCAACTCGGCCAAGCTCTCGGTCAAACGCTGGGAGTTCGACATGGGCTGGGCGTGGATCCGCCTGTTCTGCCTGCTGCGTCTGGCCAAGGTGCAGCGCGTGGCGCCCATCGCCCACCGGGTGGCCGGCAAGGCCAGCCTGGACATGGACACCGCCATGGCCATCCTCAACAACCGCTTCCAGATCATGGCCCAGTACCGCAAGCTGGTGATCGGCCCGCTGGTGAAACAGGAACTGGCCCGTGTCGACGCCTCGGTGCGCCACCGCTTCCGCCGTGCCAAACGGCTGCTCTCGCGCGAAACCAGCCTGCTGGAAGACCGCCACCACGTGCGCATCGAGTCCATGCTCGCGCACAGCCAGGCACTGAAAACCATCTACGAAAAGCGCCTGGCCCTGCAGCAGATCTGGGCGCGCACCAGTGCCAACGGCCACGACATGCTGGCAGCCATGAAAGACTGGGTACATGAGGCCGAAACCAGCGGCATCCAGGCACTGCGCGACTTCGCAGCACAACTCAAGACTTACTCGCTGCGCCCGACCGGCGCCTGA
- a CDS encoding methionine ABC transporter ATP-binding protein translates to MSQASALRAPTPQALPPMAREQALRPDVNEAHVRFIGLGKTYPGQAQPALQGIDLNIRHGEIFGIIGRSGAGKSSLLRTINRLEQPSQGRVLIDQVDIAPFNEDQLVALRRRIGMIFQHFNLMSAKTVWQNVELPLKVAGVAKAERQRKVRELLELVGLQEKHHVYPAQLSGGQKQRVGIARALVHTPEILLCDEATSALDPETTASILELLRDINQRLGLTIVLITHEMAVIRDICHRVVVLERGAVVEQGEVWRVFGSPRHEVTRTLLAPLQAKLPAALQASLQAHPASGNSAVVLKLTVLGEPELSALFNDLGGRVRLLQGGVETIGEHALGQLILSVQHSPHDTHQLLERARRWAEDVEVLGHVD, encoded by the coding sequence ATGAGCCAGGCCAGCGCGCTCAGGGCGCCTACACCCCAAGCACTGCCGCCAATGGCCAGGGAACAGGCCCTGCGCCCCGACGTCAATGAAGCCCACGTGCGCTTCATCGGCCTGGGCAAGACCTACCCCGGCCAGGCGCAACCGGCGTTGCAAGGCATCGACCTGAACATCCGCCATGGCGAGATCTTCGGCATCATCGGCCGCAGCGGCGCCGGTAAGTCATCACTGCTGCGCACCATCAACCGCCTGGAGCAACCCAGCCAGGGCCGCGTATTGATCGACCAGGTGGATATCGCGCCTTTCAATGAGGACCAGCTTGTGGCCCTGCGCCGGCGCATCGGCATGATCTTCCAGCACTTCAACCTGATGTCGGCCAAGACCGTGTGGCAGAACGTCGAATTGCCGTTGAAAGTCGCCGGCGTGGCAAAAGCCGAACGCCAGCGCAAGGTGCGCGAGTTGCTGGAACTGGTCGGCCTGCAGGAAAAACATCACGTGTACCCGGCGCAACTGTCCGGCGGGCAGAAACAGCGCGTGGGCATTGCCCGGGCACTGGTGCACACCCCCGAGATCCTGCTGTGCGACGAGGCCACCTCGGCGCTGGACCCGGAAACCACCGCCTCGATCCTGGAACTGCTGCGCGATATCAACCAGCGCCTGGGGCTGACCATCGTGCTGATCACCCACGAAATGGCGGTGATTCGCGACATCTGCCACCGGGTAGTGGTGCTGGAACGCGGCGCAGTGGTTGAGCAGGGCGAGGTCTGGCGGGTGTTTGGTTCACCTCGTCACGAGGTTACCCGCACCCTGCTCGCCCCTTTGCAGGCCAAGCTACCCGCCGCACTGCAAGCCAGCCTCCAGGCCCACCCGGCGAGCGGCAACAGCGCCGTAGTGCTGAAACTGACGGTGCTCGGCGAGCCAGAGCTGTCTGCCCTGTTCAACGACCTGGGCGGGCGTGTGCGTCTGCTGCAGGGCGGCGTGGAAACCATCGGCGAACATGCCTTGGGGCAACTCATCCTCTCGGTGCAACACTCGCCGCACGACACCCATCAATTGCTGGAACGTGCCCGCCGTTGGGCCGAGGACGTGGAGGTATTGGGCCATGTGGATTGA